The segment CGGTCACGCCTATGGCCACCACAAAGATCGCCGCCACGATAAGGGACGCGGCCGCGGGCACGGCGGTGGAGACTAGATGCTCGGACCCCTGTGTCCGGTTCGTCACCCCTGGAACGGCGAGTCCACATGGGGAGCAAACCCGGCTGGGAATAACATCTGCTTAGCCAATGGATTAGAGGCGCTTGTCGACGCCCCGGGCCGTGGCACGGGCATTGCAAAGATAACGGGGGGTGATCGCCGAGGGGGCGATCGAACGACCAAGTGAGAAGGAGGACCTCATGAGACGGGTATCCAATTGGATGGCCTGCCTGGGATGCGCGCTCGCGCTGAGCTCTCCGACATCGAGCGCGTCCGCGAGGACCAGCGTGTCGGTCGATTTGCACTTTGGTGACCGATACCGCGGTCCCGACGTCGTATTCTACGATGAGCCTGATGTTGTCGTGGTGCCGGGCACGCGCGTCTACTACGTCCCCGACTACGACTACGATGTTTATCGGTGCGGCAGGTACTGGTACTACAACTACGACGACGGTTGGTATCGCTCACGCAGCTACCGGGGCCCGTGGATCTATGTCGGGTATCGTTCTGTGCCGAGGCAGATCGGTTACATGCCGTATCGCTATCGCAGGCACTGGCGCGAATTCCGCGACGAGCCAAGGTACAGGTACCGCGCCCGCGAGTGGCGGGATCGGGATGGTGACCGGGACCGGGATCGCGACCGGCAGGACCGCGACCGCGATCGCCACGATCGGGACCGGGATCGGTGGCAGACCCGATAACAACACCTCCGCTCGGGTAGATTGTGGATAAGGGGCCCTGACCGGGCCCCATTTTTTGGGGGATGACCCGCCCGTGCCCGGGCAAATCCGGTAGGATCAAACATGAAGCCGGGGGCGCGGGAATGGCGGTGATGCACCGGCCCGGGCCGCTGCGCCGAATTGAGTCTGGATACGCCGACCGAAGCACGGGGGGGATGCGGCATGACTCAAACGCAGTTATTGAAGAGGATCAAGCGCGCGCACTGGCGGTCCATCGAGCGGCTCATGCGGCGGGCCTACCAGGATGGATTCACCGCCGGGCTCGTCCGCGCGCACGGGGCGGGCCGCCGAGGGCGCACGATCCGCGCGGACGCCCGGGTCGAAGGGCTCGTGCGTCAGATCGAGCGGCACTTCGGACTCGGCCGCTACGGCTTCGAGGTCCGGGTGGTGCACCCGACCTCGGGGAGGAGGATTCCGGCGCGGGACCTCCTCGTGAAGCACATCATCGAGAACCATACCTCCCGCGATTCAGCAAGACCGTGACGGTGTTCGAAGCGGTGTTCGCGGTCACGAGATCCGGCCATCCGTCGCGATTCAAATCGCCCGCGGCGACCGATTGAGGGTTTCGCCCGGTCTCGAGAAGAACCGCCCGGCGGAATCCGCCGTCCCCCTTCCCGAGCAAGACGGAGCAAGTACTGGACGCCAGGTCCGCCGAGGCAAGGTCGGCTCGGCCGTCCGCGTTCAGGTCCACGATCGCGAGAGCGTAGGGCTGGCGTCCCGTGGCGATCGCGCGTTTCCCCCGAAACGAGCCACCCCCCATCCCGAGAAGCACCGAGACGGTATTCGAAACCAGGCTCGTAACCGCCAGGTCCGGCCGGCGGTCCGCATCGAGAAATCCGGCCGCGACCGAATAGGGTGAGATGCCGGCGGGGTAGTCCCTCCGGCGGCGAAACGTGCCGTCGCCATTCCCGAGCAACACCGAGACCGAGTTGGAGTTGAAGCAGGCCACGGCGAGATCCGGTGCGTCGTCCGCGTTGAGATCGGCGATCGTGACCGAGCGCGGACCATGCGCCGTGGGGTAGCCCGACGGCGGATGGAAGGTGCCGTCTCCGCGCGAGAGGAGGACTGAGACCTTATTGAGGTTCAAATTCGTCGCGACGAGGTCGGGCATCCCGTCCGCATTCAAATCCCCTATCGCGATCGAATAGGCTCCTCCCCCCGCGTTCAGATCCCCCCGGGCTGAAAAGGAGCCGTCCCCCGCACCGACGAGCACCGACACGCTGCCCGCCCCTTCGTTCGCGACGGCGAGGTCCTCGCGGCCGTCCTGATTGAGATCCCCGATGGCGATTGTGTAGGGAAGAAACGAGGCCGGGAATTCCCGCTTCGCTTGAAAGGTGCCGTCGCCGTTCCCGAGGAGCACGGAGACGTTGTTCGATCCGTAGTTCGCAATCGCAAGATCCAGAATCGGGTCCCCGTTCAAGCGGCCGATCGCGACGGAGCAGGGATAGTTGCCGGCAGGATAATCCACGCCGCCATCGAAGCGGATCTCGGTGGAAGGTCCCGCCGCCCCGCGCGCGTTTTCCCCTTTCGGGAGGGAATCCAGGGAGGCCAGGGCGAGGACCGACGCCGTGACGACGGCCATCTTCATCCCGTTCATGAACGCGCGCGAAGGCTCACTCGATGTTTTCCATCACCCAGACGTCGCCCCCCTGCGGCCGGAACCGATCGAAGAGCACCCAACGGCCATCCGGGGACCAGACCGGATAGTCGATCCTCACGTCGGGATCCTCGAATTCGAACACGCGCTCCGGCGCGCCGCCAAGAAGAGGGGAAACCCAGAGCACCTTGTGCGCCACGACGTCCATGATGCGAGAGAAATCAGGCGATAGGGACATGTGCGAGCCCCCCTGCACCTCGGGAAGCGCGGTCGGCTCGCCCCCGTCGAGCGGCGCCACCATGACCCGCGCGGGGGGGCCGGGGCAACGGAACACGATTCCATCCCCGCGCCGCGTCCAGCGGAGGAAGTGCCCGCCCACGCCGACGTGGGTGAGCTGGCGGGGTTTCGTGCCGTCCGCATTCATGACCCAAACCTCCAGCCGGCCGCTCCGATCGGACTGGTATGCGAGGAGCGACCCATCGGGGGAGAAAAAGGGATTGATCTCGACGCCGCCTTTCCCCGAAAGACGGCGCATGGTCCCCGTTTCGGAATCGACCGCCCAAACAGCCGGGCTCCCGTCCCGCGTCGAGAAAAACGCAATGGACCGCGCGTCGGGTGCCCAGTTGGGCTGATAGTCCCCTCCGGGACCGCGGGTCAGCGGTTTCGCCGAACCCTCCTGGAGCGAGAGAAGCCAGATGTTCATGTCCCCGCCGCGGTCCGAGTTGAACGCGATCGTGGATCCGTCCGGGGACCAGGCGCCCCGGCTCTCCTCGCGGCTCGTCGCGATCACCTTCACCGGCGCGCCGGTCGGGCGCCCCGTATCGGGCGCGACCGGAAGTTTCCAGAGGTCCGCGTTCTGCCGCAGAATCGTGAAGGCCATCCGGGTCCCGTCGGATGAAAGCGCGACCTCGACGTCCTGCCCCGCGCCCGTCGTCACCTGCTGCGGCCCGCCCGTGGGGGAGCCGTCCTTCGCGACCGGCATCCTCCAGATGTTGATGCCGCCGCCCCGGTCGCTCGAGAAATAGATGAACCGTCCGGCGCGCCCCCACACGGGATGGAGATCTTGCCTGAGGTCGTTCGTGACCCAGAGCAGCTCGCGAGAGCGGAGCCGAACGAGCCGAATGCCGAATTTGGTCCGCTCCACGTTTTGGAACACGAGCATCGCTCCATCCGGGGACCACCTCGGGCGGATGTGCGTTACGGCCTCCGAGGTATCGGTGGTGACCTGGGTCGGATTTCGCCCTTTTCGATCCGCAATCCAGATGCGGCGAGGGCCGGCCCACTCGGCATCGACCGCGATTTGGGCCCCGTCGGGGGAGAAGGCGGGGTTGCATGCGTTCGAAATGAGCAGGGTCTCCTTGCCGGTCTCCGTGTCGAGCGAATAGATGTCGGTGTCCGCGTACTCGCCGAACACGTCCCCCGGCTCGAGCATTCGCCGCGCCTGACGGCCCCGCGCGAAGAGCACCATGCGCCCGTCCGGCGACCACGCCGGAAGGATGTCATCGTGGTCTCCACGCGTCACCTGCCGCTCGGCTTCTCCCCCGAAACGCTTCCGGAAGATTTTCCGAGTTCCGGCGACTTCCTTGCAATAGAGGAGGTCGGCTCCGTCCGGCGACCACGCGGGAAACGATTCGATCTCGTCCGCGAAGGTCGCCTGCGTCAGCTTGGGATGGGCGGGCGTGCCGGGGGTTTCTCCCCTGCGCGGCCCCGCGAGCGCCTCGGAGAGCACCCGCGATACTTGATCCGCGCTCCGCTCGCGGCCCGAGACCTCTTTCGCGAGGCACCGCTCAACCAGGCGCGCCACGGCCGGCGGCGTCGAGGGCGGGAGGAGACGCCAATCGGGATCGCGCCCGAGGACCGCCGCAATCGTGTCGGAGACGTTGTCGCCGGGGAAGGCCCTCGCCCCGCAGAGAAGCTCGTAGAGAACGCAGCCCAAGGACCAAAGGTCCGCGCCGGGGCCGACCGCCCCTCCCCGCATTTGCTCGGGGCTCATGTAGGCGGGGGTTCCGAGGATCTGTCCCGGCGCGGTCGTGCCGGCACCGGTGCCGGAAGGCACGAGCGCGATCGTCGCCCCGGCCGCTCCAACCGCGCCGGCCGCGCTTCCTTCCCCCGCGAACGCCTTCGCGAGACCGAAGTCGAGCAGTTTCACCCTGCGTCCGGGAGTGATCATGATGTTCGCGGGTTTGAGATCGCGATGGATGACGGCTTTGGCGTGCGCGGCGGCGAGCGCCTCCGCGATTTGCCCGCCCAGCATCAGCGCATCTACGACCGGAAGGGCACCGCGGGCCAAGACCCGCTCGAGCGACTCCCCTTCAACGAGCTCGAGCACGAGGAAGCGCGAGCCTCCCGCTTCCTCGAAACCGTGGATGGCGGCGATCCCCGGGTGATTGAGCGCTGCGAGCGCCTTGGCCTCGCGCTCGAAGCGCGAGAGGAGATCGGGGCTCTCGGCGAGGCCGCCGGGGAGAACCTTGAGCGCAACATCGCGCCCGAGCTTCGTGTCCTTAGCCCGGTAGACCTCTCCCATGCCTCCGGCTCCGATCGGTTCCAGGATCGTGAAATGGGCAAGCGTCTTGCCGGCGGGGAGCATGGTGGTATTCTACCCGGACCCAAAGCCGGCACCTAGAGCGGGCCGACCGCCCTGGATGCGCGGCGGAACGCGCTCAGCGTATGGGACGAAGAATCTGGCTGAATCGGGGCCAATTCCGATCGCCGTCCCACGAGAAGTAGCGGAAAATCGCCTTCCCTTTGACGAACCCGATCGGCAGGGGACCCCAGAAACGGCTGTCCAGGCTGTTGTCGCGGTTGTCCCCCATCATGAAGATGTGCCCCTTCGGCACGAGGATCGGCCCGAAGTTGTCGCGCGGGTTTCCGGCGCCTCGGGGCAGCACGCGATCGTCTTCGTGGATGACGTACGGCTCGATTTGCCTCTTGCCGTCGACGTAGAGGACCTTGTCCTTCACCTCGACCGTTTGCCCCTCGACCGCGACGCAGCGCTTGATGAAATCCTTTCGGGGATCCACGGGGTAACGGAAGACGATGATGTCTCCCGGCACCGGCCTCCTGAACCCGGGAAACCGGTGATGAAAGTAGTGATGGCCCGCCAGATTGATGTCGATCTCGGGCCCGTAGAGCATCTTGTTGATGTAGATGTAATCACCGACGAGGAGCGTCCGCTCCATCGATCCGCTTGGGATCTGGTAGGCCTGTGCCACCATGCCGCGGAATACGAGCACGGCCAGGATTCCGATCGTGAGGGTCTTGAGCCACTCACGAAAGCTCGACTTTGGTTTCCTCTTCGCGCTCAATCCAGGACTCCATCACCTTGGCCGCGACCCGGGCCGTCGGTTCGGGCTCCCGAACCGGCTGGGCGGCATCCGTCTGCTGGGCGAGGGCCGGGCGCTGGCTTCCCGCCGCGTGCCGGCTCCACCAGTCCTCGACCCGGGGCCCGGCCCAGTAGGCCGCGAAGGTCAGAACGAATCCGGCGAGGATGTCGACGACCCAATGATGGCGCAAATAGACCGTGCCGACAATGAGGCCCGTCGCGAAGGGAAGCTGGACCCAGAAAAACCAGCGCTGGTACCGCCATGCGAGGAGAACCGCCAAGAGCGCGACCGCGCAATGGAGCGACGGAAAGGCGCCGTGGGCGGTCAGCGGGATCACCACGGTGGCCTTCCGCGTGAAATCCAGGAGCGGCGAGCCGTGGAGCGGAACCAAATAGGCGCCCGGCATGAAGAGCCTCGGCGCGGACGCGGGCCAGGCGACGTACCCGATATATCCGAGATACAGGCAGAGGACGAGCGTGACCATGGTGTAACGGAACGCCCGGTGGTCCTTCCTGAGATACAGGAAGAGCCCGAGCATCGGACCGAGCACGTAGAAGAGCCAGTAGCACACGGTGAAGAAATCGGTGAGGAGCGGGTTCGCGAAGCGCTCCGCCCAAATCGTCGGCTCGAACCCGAAGAGCGAGAGATCCCATTGGTAGAGGGTGTTCGTGATGTCGGACGCGTGGAAGAAGTGGATCAGATCGTGAAGGTTGGCGTAGATGTTCGCGCAGAAAACGAACGGCATCCCGTCCCGAAGGAGCTTCCAGTGGGGCCTGGCCCAGACGATCCATAGGAAGAGCGCGGTCGAGGCGAGCAGCACGAGCAGGCGCGCGTAGGCGCCCGGGTAAGCCGCCGCCGGCCCGTCCAGAAGGTCCGCCCGTGTGGCGCTCATGCGCGCGAGGGTGTACGCCATCGGGAGGAAGAGCAGGAGCGTCGCACACTCCTCCGGCCTGAGCGCGAACACCGCGCGACGCCATCGTTCCCCAAGCCGGCTCACGCCGTTCCTTCCCGGCCCAGGCGAACCCTCGCGTCGAGGATGACGCACGGCGCCTCCCCTTGGAACACCGCCACCGGGTTCAGGTCGAGCTCCTGGACCTCGGGCTGGTCGATCGCAAGCCGCGAGACCCGGTGAAGGAGATCCAGGAGCGCCGGCACGTTCGAACGCGGCGCACCCCGGTATCCGTCGAGGAGCGGGAACCCGCGGATCTCTCGCACCATCTCCTCGGCGTCACGATCGGTGAGCGGCGCGACCCGAAGCGAGACGTCTCGCAGCAGCTCCACGGCGATCCCCCCCAGCCCGAAGAGCACGACCGGCCCGAAGGAAGGATCACGGGTCATCCCGGCGATCGTCTCGACACCCCCGAGGACCATCGGCTCGACCGTCACTCCTTCGAAGCGGGCGTTCGGCTTTTCGCGCGCCAGAGCGGTCCGGACCGCGTCGAAGGCGCGGGCCACTTCCTCCTCGCTCCCGAGACGGAGCCGCACGCCGCCCACCTCGGTCTTGTGGACCACGTCGGGCGAGCGCACCTTGAGCACGATGGGGAATCCGATGCTCTTCGCGACCGAGGCGGCCTCGCCGCGGTTTCCCGCCGGACGCGACCGATTCGTCCGGATCCCGTAGGCCTGGAATAGCTCGTTCATGGTCTCGGCGTCCATCCAGTGCGGCCCGGGCTTGCCGTTGGAGAGCGCCCGCGCGATGACGTCGCGCCCGCGGTCGGTCCCGATCCCTTCGACCGCGGGCACCTTCCCCGGACCCTTGGCGCGCCAGAGGCCGTATCCGACCGCCCTCGCCAGGGTTTGCGCGGCCGATTCGGGGAAGGCGTAGGAGGGGATGTGCCCCTCGTGCAGGGAGCGCAGGCTCTCGGGAACGCCGTGGCTCCCCATGAAGCAGGAGAGAATCGGCTTCTTGCTCCCGGAGGCGCCCGCGAGAATCGCCCGCGCGACCTCCTCCGCGCCGGTCACGAGCGGCGGCACGAAAATCACGATCACCGCGTCGACATTCTTATCCTGCGCGAGCAGGCGAAGGGACTTCTCGTAGGAGGGCGCGTCGGCGGAGGCGATCATGTCGACCGGGTTCCTGAGGCTGGCTTCGGCGGGCAGGAAGGACTTGAGTCCCTTCGCCGTCTTTTGCTCGAGCGTCGCGAGCGAGAGCCCCGCCGATTCGCACGCGTCCGCCGCCATGATGCCCGGACCCCCGGCGTTGGTCAGGATCGCCACGTTCGGGCCGAGCGGGACGGGCTGGGAGGCGAGGAGCATGGCCGTGTCGAACAGCTCCTCGATCGTGTCGGTTCGGATCACGCCGCTTTGTCGGAAGAGCGCGTCCACCGCGGCGTCCGAGCCGGCGAGCGACCCGGTGTGGGAGGAGGCCGCCCGCGATCCGCCGGGCGTGCGTCCGCTTTTCACCGCGATGATCGGCTTCACGCGCGCGACCCGGCGGGCAAGCTGCGTGAACTTGTGCGGGTTCCCGAACGACTCGAGGTAAAGGAGGATGAGATCCGTCCCCGGATCGTTCTCCCAGAATTCGATGAGGTCGTTCCCGGAGACCTCGGCCTTGTTGCCCACGCTCACGAACTGCGAGATGCCGAGATGGAGCCCGCGCGCGTAGTCGAGGATCGCGAGGCCCAAGGCCCCGCTCTGCGAGGAGAACGCGACCCGTCCCGCCGGAGGAGCCACGGGCGCAAAGGTGGCGTTGAGCGAGACGTTCGGATCGGTATTCACGATCCCCAGGCAGTTCGGCCCGACGAGGCGCATACCGTAGCGGCGCGCGACCTCCACGAGCGCGCGCTCGCGCTTCCGCCCTTCCTCCCCGGTCTCCTTGAACCCCGCGGAGATGACGATCAGCGCCTTGACGCCCTTCTCGCCGCAAGACGTCGCGGCTTCGAGCACATGCTCAGCCGGGATCACGATGACTCCCAAATCGACGGGTCCCGTGATCGCGCCCACGCTCGGGTAGGCGGCGATCGACTGCACGTGGGTCGCGTTGGGATTGACCGGGTACACGGGTCCCTGAAACCCCTGCTCGATCAGGTTATGGAGGATCGCCCCGCCGATCGAGTCACGGCGCCGGGAGGCGCCGATCACCGCGACCGACCGGGGCTTCAGCAGCGGTTCCAGTGCGGACATTCGCTACGCCGGCACCCCGGCCTTCTTGCGGATCTCCTCGATACGGCGAGCCAGACTCACATCCTTGTCGGTGATCCCTCCCTGATCGTGCGTTACGAGAGCGAGCGTGATGTTGGAGTAGCGAATGTCGATGTCGGGATGGTGGTTCGCGAGCTCCGCCAGGTGCGCCACCGCGCCCACGAATAGGACGGCCTCGGGGAAGGAGTCGTGCCGGAACGCCTTCGTGATCGCGCCGTCCTTCACCTTCCAGCCCGGGAGATCGCGGAGCGCTCGATCCAGGTCGGCCTGGGACAGCTTCGGCATGATCCCTCCTACCAGCGACCCAAAAGACCGGGGTCGGGCATCATTTCCGGGGTCCATTGCTCGGCCAGGATCTCCACGTCGGCGGCCTTGCCCGTCACGGTGCTGACGACTTCCTTCACCTGCTGGATGATCTGCGGAGCGTAGGGACAAAACGGGGTCGTCAGCAGCATTCGAACCACGAGCGGCTCGGTGCTCTGGTCGATCTCGCGCACCAGCCCGAGCTCAATGATGCTCAGGTTGATTTCGGGATCGACAACCTGTTCCAACGCGGTCTTGATTTCTTCTTCGGTCGCCATGATTTCCTCGCCGGTTGCGGGCCTCAAGCCCGGGCTAATCCGGAAGCCCGATGAAAAGCTCGTCTCCTTCCACGCGCACCGGGAACGACTCGACCGGTGAGACCGCGGGAGGCGTGAGCACGGCTCCCGTCTTGATGTTGAAACGCGAGCCGTGCCGGGGACAGATCACCTGGTCCCCCTCGATCTCCCCCTCCGCGAGGGGCCCGCCGTCGTGTGTGCAGATGTCTTCGATGGCGTACCATCCGTCCTCGAGGCGGAAGACGGCGATCTTCCGGTCCTCGACGTCGAAGACTTCCGCGCGCCCGGCGGGAACGTCGCTTACGTTTCCGACGCGCACGAAGCGCACCGCCACCTGGCTCACCCCTCATCCTCCTCGCCGGGCCAACTCTGCTGCACGCCGTACACCCCCACCTTGAGGGTCTTGAGCGCGAGGAGCGCGCACTTGAGCCGGACGGGCCCCAGCTCGATCCCAAGCATATCCAAAACGTCGTCCCGATTGATCAGTTTTACCTCGTCGAGCGTTTTCCCCTCGATCGCCTCCGTGAGCATGGAGGCAGCAGCGCGGCTGATCGAGCAGCCCTTGCCGCTGAACCGGACCGCCTCGACCTTGCCATCCTTGATCTTGAGATCGATCCGGATCTCATCGCCGCAGAGGGGATTCGAGTCCTGGGCGGTGATGTCCGGCTTCTCGAGGGTGCCCCAATTGCGAGGGTTTTGGTAATGATCGAGGATGGTCTGCCGGTAGAAATCGTCGAGGCTCATCGGTGAAAGACTTGCTTCGCTTTCCGTACCCCTTCCACCAGGACCTCGATATCGGAGGGCAGGTTGTAGACGTAGAAACTGGCCCTCGTCGTCGCCGGAACCCCGAGCTTCGCGTGAAGCGGCATCGCGCAGTGATGCCCCGCCCGCACGGCGACTCCTTCGTGGTCCAGAACGGTCGCCACGTCGTGCGCGTGGATATCGTCCAGCGTGAACGCGACGATGCCCCCGCGCTCGGAGGCCGGCGGGCCGTAGATCGTCACGCCCGGGATCTCCCCCAGCGCCCCCATCGTTTCCGTGGTCAGCCGGCGCGAGTGCTCCGCGATCGCCTCGAACCCGATGTGCTCGATGTAATCGAGCGCGGTCCCGAATGCGATCGTGTCGGCGATGTTCATCGTGCCCGCCTCGAATTTCCAGGGCACATCGTTCCATGTGGATCCCTCGAGCCTCACCTCGCGGATCATCTCGCCGCCGCCCAAGAACGGAGGCAT is part of the Candidatus Eisenbacteria bacterium genome and harbors:
- the lepB gene encoding signal peptidase I; its protein translation is MSAKRKPKSSFREWLKTLTIGILAVLVFRGMVAQAYQIPSGSMERTLLVGDYIYINKMLYGPEIDINLAGHHYFHHRFPGFRRPVPGDIIVFRYPVDPRKDFIKRCVAVEGQTVEVKDKVLYVDGKRQIEPYVIHEDDRVLPRGAGNPRDNFGPILVPKGHIFMMGDNRDNSLDSRFWGPLPIGFVKGKAIFRYFSWDGDRNWPRFSQILRPIR
- a CDS encoding CoA-binding protein, translating into MSALEPLLKPRSVAVIGASRRRDSIGGAILHNLIEQGFQGPVYPVNPNATHVQSIAAYPSVGAITGPVDLGVIVIPAEHVLEAATSCGEKGVKALIVISAGFKETGEEGRKRERALVEVARRYGMRLVGPNCLGIVNTDPNVSLNATFAPVAPPAGRVAFSSQSGALGLAILDYARGLHLGISQFVSVGNKAEVSGNDLIEFWENDPGTDLILLYLESFGNPHKFTQLARRVARVKPIIAVKSGRTPGGSRAASSHTGSLAGSDAAVDALFRQSGVIRTDTIEELFDTAMLLASQPVPLGPNVAILTNAGGPGIMAADACESAGLSLATLEQKTAKGLKSFLPAEASLRNPVDMIASADAPSYEKSLRLLAQDKNVDAVIVIFVPPLVTGAEEVARAILAGASGSKKPILSCFMGSHGVPESLRSLHEGHIPSYAFPESAAQTLARAVGYGLWRAKGPGKVPAVEGIGTDRGRDVIARALSNGKPGPHWMDAETMNELFQAYGIRTNRSRPAGNRGEAASVAKSIGFPIVLKVRSPDVVHKTEVGGVRLRLGSEEEVARAFDAVRTALAREKPNARFEGVTVEPMVLGGVETIAGMTRDPSFGPVVLFGLGGIAVELLRDVSLRVAPLTDRDAEEMVREIRGFPLLDGYRGAPRSNVPALLDLLHRVSRLAIDQPEVQELDLNPVAVFQGEAPCVILDARVRLGREGTA
- a CDS encoding 4a-hydroxytetrahydrobiopterin dehydratase, producing MMPKLSQADLDRALRDLPGWKVKDGAITKAFRHDSFPEAVLFVGAVAHLAELANHHPDIDIRYSNITLALVTHDQGGITDKDVSLARRIEEIRKKAGVPA
- a CDS encoding VCBS repeat-containing protein, translated to MNGMKMAVVTASVLALASLDSLPKGENARGAAGPSTEIRFDGGVDYPAGNYPCSVAIGRLNGDPILDLAIANYGSNNVSVLLGNGDGTFQAKREFPASFLPYTIAIGDLNQDGREDLAVANEGAGSVSVLVGAGDGSFSARGDLNAGGGAYSIAIGDLNADGMPDLVATNLNLNKVSVLLSRGDGTFHPPSGYPTAHGPRSVTIADLNADDAPDLAVACFNSNSVSVLLGNGDGTFRRRRDYPAGISPYSVAAGFLDADRRPDLAVTSLVSNTVSVLLGMGGGSFRGKRAIATGRQPYALAIVDLNADGRADLASADLASSTCSVLLGKGDGGFRRAVLLETGRNPQSVAAGDLNRDGWPDLVTANTASNTVTVLLNRGRYGSR
- a CDS encoding metal-sulfur cluster assembly factor, encoding MATEEEIKTALEQVVDPEINLSIIELGLVREIDQSTEPLVVRMLLTTPFCPYAPQIIQQVKEVVSTVTGKAADVEILAEQWTPEMMPDPGLLGRW
- a CDS encoding phosphatase PAP2 family protein, with the protein product MSRLGERWRRAVFALRPEECATLLLFLPMAYTLARMSATRADLLDGPAAAYPGAYARLLVLLASTALFLWIVWARPHWKLLRDGMPFVFCANIYANLHDLIHFFHASDITNTLYQWDLSLFGFEPTIWAERFANPLLTDFFTVCYWLFYVLGPMLGLFLYLRKDHRAFRYTMVTLVLCLYLGYIGYVAWPASAPRLFMPGAYLVPLHGSPLLDFTRKATVVIPLTAHGAFPSLHCAVALLAVLLAWRYQRWFFWVQLPFATGLIVGTVYLRHHWVVDILAGFVLTFAAYWAGPRVEDWWSRHAAGSQRPALAQQTDAAQPVREPEPTARVAAKVMESWIEREEETKVELS
- a CDS encoding SUF system NifU family Fe-S cluster assembly protein, with the translated sequence MSLDDFYRQTILDHYQNPRNWGTLEKPDITAQDSNPLCGDEIRIDLKIKDGKVEAVRFSGKGCSISRAAASMLTEAIEGKTLDEVKLINRDDVLDMLGIELGPVRLKCALLALKTLKVGVYGVQQSWPGEEDEG
- a CDS encoding non-heme iron oxygenase ferredoxin subunit translates to MRFVRVGNVSDVPAGRAEVFDVEDRKIAVFRLEDGWYAIEDICTHDGGPLAEGEIEGDQVICPRHGSRFNIKTGAVLTPPAVSPVESFPVRVEGDELFIGLPD